In the genome of Spirochaetota bacterium, the window GGCCTCGATCTTCTCCTCCTTGGAAATGTCCTCTATGGCCAGAAGGGCCTCCGAGATGAAGTCGGGGGTGAATACCACGCGCGCGATCTCAAAGATCATGAAAAACTTCGCGGGGAGTATGACCTGGAGATTGTCGAAAAAGCCGAGGGAATCCCAGTACTCGATAAAGTCGAGGCTGGGGCGCTCCGGCCCTCGGATCGATGTGATCGTGCCCGTCATGCTAACGTACCTTTAAGGCCATCACAAGAGGTCTTTAAAGTCCCTGAGTATCCCTTCCTTGAGCTCGCGCACCTCTTCGACCGCCGGATTGATTTCGGAAACATTGCTCTTCAGCGTTTCAATGGTTATTTCGTCCTCGGCCCTGAAACGGGAGGGGAATATCTTTTTAAGAAGGCCCTTCAGCCCCTCGATAAGGCCCCGGGCCTCTTTAAGACGGTCGCGCTTCTCGGGGTTCTCGCGGATATCCTGGAATATCTTGCGGATGTTCAACAAAAACTCGATCTGCTGCGTTGTGCCGGTCGCGTTGAAATGCACCAGTGTCTGCTGATAGGCATCGAGGTAGACGTCCTTCTCGGACTTGTCTTTGGCCTTCACCGAGACGAAGCTGTTAAGTGTGCACAGTGCGAGGTACATGTTCTTGACGTCGTCCATGTTGACCTCGTAGCGTCCGTCGAGAATCGCCGTCGCCCTCAGGAAGTCGGCCAGCTTGGCCTGCTTCCGCGGGCTTATGAAGAAATTGTACTCGCTCTTTCGCATATCGCTCAGGAACTTGTTGGTGATCACGTTCTTCATGAAATAGATGAAGTCGGGGATCTCGACCCTGATGTCTTTGTTTTTGTTCCGTATGATGTCGGACAGGAAGACCACCTGGTTAAAGGGAATCTTGCGGTCGGGCTCGATGGCCTTGCCCCTGCTGAACGCGTACGTGTGGTCGATGAGGAGCTGCGAGTACGAGTTGTTGTCCTCGGGGATGATCGATTTGTAGCTGAAGCGGTCCAGGACCGCCTCGGTGACCTCGTTCATGCGCATGTAGTTGGCGGTGGCGATGGCGGTGTGTATGGCCGTGTCGATGATCTCCGAGCCGTTAATAAACTTGCGCTCGTTCAGCACCGTAAGGAGTGAGCGGAGCACCACGTCGCTCGCGTCGAAGAACTCGTCGAGGAACACGAGGTTGGCCTCGATGATCGATCCGTGAATGTTGTGTCGGATTCTACCCTTCTTGAACTCTTCGATGTTGTAGGGGCCAAAATAGTTGTCCGGGGTCTGCTCCTTGCTCGCCTGCGTCATGAAAACTCGCACCTGATCGAAGGTGTTGAAGATGTAGTTCGCCAGGTACGACTTCGCCATGCCCGTGCGGCTCAACAATAGCATGTGCTCGCGTGTGAGAATCGCGAACATTGACTGCTGTATAATCTCCTCGCGGTCGATGACGTTTTTTGCGATCCGGTCCATGTGCCAGCGCAGGTAGTCGATCGTTGTGGGGATGTCGAAATTTTCCTTCTGGGCGGACACGGTGAAGGGTGCGATGCCGGTCTCGGATCCGGGTTTCTTCTCGGCCTGTTCCGAGATGACATACTTGGAAGATGACCTCTCCTCCGCGGTCCTGCCGTGCGTCTCTTCTCCGGCCGTGAGCGACTCTTCCGCGGTGAAGATATAAAATCCGTCCTTCTCGAGCCTCGATTCGACGCTGGCGAGGCTCGTTTTCTGCATGGCCTGTTCCCTGATTCGGTTGGTCATGATAAACCCTTTTACTCTCTTATTCCACGATGCCCGGCAGGACGATCATAATCGCCGCCCCTTCGCCGGGTTTGCTCTTGATGGCGATAGTTCCACCATGGTTTTCGACGATGGAG includes:
- a CDS encoding AAA family ATPase, whose translation is MTNRIREQAMQKTSLASVESRLEKDGFYIFTAEESLTAGEETHGRTAEERSSSKYVISEQAEKKPGSETGIAPFTVSAQKENFDIPTTIDYLRWHMDRIAKNVIDREEIIQQSMFAILTREHMLLLSRTGMAKSYLANYIFNTFDQVRVFMTQASKEQTPDNYFGPYNIEEFKKGRIRHNIHGSIIEANLVFLDEFFDASDVVLRSLLTVLNERKFINGSEIIDTAIHTAIATANYMRMNEVTEAVLDRFSYKSIIPEDNNSYSQLLIDHTYAFSRGKAIEPDRKIPFNQVVFLSDIIRNKNKDIRVEIPDFIYFMKNVITNKFLSDMRKSEYNFFISPRKQAKLADFLRATAILDGRYEVNMDDVKNMYLALCTLNSFVSVKAKDKSEKDVYLDAYQQTLVHFNATGTTQQIEFLLNIRKIFQDIRENPEKRDRLKEARGLIEGLKGLLKKIFPSRFRAEDEITIETLKSNVSEINPAVEEVRELKEGILRDFKDLL